Proteins from a genomic interval of Zingiber officinale cultivar Zhangliang chromosome 2A, Zo_v1.1, whole genome shotgun sequence:
- the LOC122043087 gene encoding MND1-interacting protein 1-like: MGSNARNKPIRGFRKPRRSLKNPPDSASTASDPAIDAPSSLPPNPAPSSLGHPDPDPGFGIPNPSYAPGPYDDAGWGYFTEEQLEEHLLGNLDLVYREAISRLVALGYDEDAALRAVLCNGYCYGSMDVLSNILQNAIAYLSTPLPRKDSSAVVPAAANGFTDLRHLQEHSLAGLVCLLQQMRPNLTRGDAMWCLLMSDLQVGRASIIEIPFLSLPPSATAHPSPTLDPPPSPVTASITRDDELRNPSFSLCKSDEAATVAPAVFGGDIAADPRRYALHPSMKSAMRRNATSFTPTSGFRPFLKLSTPQKISNFPSEQLPPKVDSGTAAAADRRENDSSSDLSAVDSVLKALEGMNLEENGSGDPKKDVILDVINQIRDLEAQVKERKEWAQQKALQAARKLSNDLTELRLLRMEREENLRLKKGNHTLEDATMKRLTGMEGALKKVSGQVDRSNAVVRRLETENAEMRAEIEASKLSASESVRTCAEVSRREKKYLKKLMAWEKQREKMQKEIAEEKKKIKQMQKKFDEARDATKEYEVKWKQENKANEEAVKLAEEERRAKEAAKVNASRRQELLRRKIELDFQRHKDDIQRLEEEFARLKAYAVPNTMTSPSIDSEANPVKEANAKPLTCNSPKTMHRNRACVVCAKEEVSVVFLPCSHQVLCASCNENHEKAAKTCCPCCHIRIEERIRVFGASS, from the exons ATGGGCAGCAACGCACGAAACAAGCCGATCCGAGGCTTCCGGAAGCCCCGCCGCTCGTTGAAGAACCCGCCGGACTCCGCCTCCACGGCCTCCGATCCTGccatcgacgccccttcctccttGCCTCCCAATCCCGCCCCTTCCTCCTTGGGTCACCCGGATCCAGACCCCGGATTCGGCATCCCTAACCCATCCTATGCCCCCGGTCCCTACGACGACGCCGGGTGGGGATACTTCACGGAGGAGCAGCTAGAAGAACACCTCCTTGGAAACCTTGACCTTGTCTACAGGGAGGCGATTTCGCGGCTGGTGGCTCTGGGCTATGACGAGGACGCGGCGCTCCGCGCTGTCCTCTGCAATGGCTATTGCTACGGATCGATGGACGTGCTCTCCAATATCCTCCAGAACGCCATCGCCTATCTCAGCACGCCATTGCCTCGGAAGGATTCCTCCGCGGTCGTCCCTGCCGCAGCGAATGGATTCACTGACCTCCGCCATCTCCAGGAACACTCACTCGCAGGCTTGGTTTGTCTTCTCCAGCAGATGCGCCCTAATCTTACCCGTGGCGACGCCATGTGGTGCCTTTTGATGAGCGATCTGCAGGTTGGTCGCGCCAGCATTATTGAGATCCCGTTCTTGTCGCTGCCGCCGTCGGCTACTGCACATCCATCTCCTACCCTGGACCCACCTCCTTCTCCTGTGACCGCATCCATCACCCGAGATGACGAGTTGAGAAATCCCTCCTTTAGTCTTTGCAAATCTGATGAAGCTGCTACGGTGGCCCCAGCTGTTTTTGGTGGTGATATTGCTGCCGATCCTCGGCGCTATGCTCTTCATCCTTCTATGAAGTCTGCCATGAGGCGGAATGCAACGTCGTTTACTCCGACTTCTGGTTTTCGTCCATTTTTAAAGCTATCGACACCTCAAAAGATCTCTAATTTTCCGTCAGAGCAGCTGCCGCCGAAGGTAGATAGCGGCACTGCCGCCGCTGCCGATAGAAGGGAGAATGACTCCTCTTCGGATCTCAGCGCAGTGGATTCCGTACTAAAGGCTTTGGAAGGCATGAATCTAGAAGAAAATGGTTCAGGGGATCCCAAGAAAGACGTGATCTTGGACGTTATTAACCAGATTCGGGATCTTGAGGCCCAGGTAAAGGAGAGGAAGGAGTGGGCTCAGCAGAAGGCACTGCAGGCTGCTCGCAAGCTGAGCAATGACCTCACAGAGCTGAGGCTGCTGAGGATGGAAAGGGAGGAGAACTTGCGGTTAAAAAAGGGAAATCATACATTAGAGGATGCCACTATGAAGCGGCTTACTGGGATGGAAGGTGCACTAAAGAAGGTGAGTGGGCAGGTGGACCGATCAAATGCTGTCGTACGACGGCTGGAGACGGAGAATGCTGAGATGCGAGCTGAGATAGAAGCTTCCAAGTTGAGTGCATCAGAGTCAGTAAGGACATGTGCTGAAGTGTCTAGGAGGGAGAAGAAGTATCTTAAAAAGCTGATGGCTTGGGAGAAGCAAAGGGAGAAAATGCAGAAAGAAAttgcagaggagaagaagaagatcaagcagATGCAAAAGAAATTTGATGAAGCCAGGGATGCAACAAAGGAATATGAG GTGAAGTGGAAACAAGAGAATAAGGCTAACGAAGAAGCTGTCAAATTAGCTGAGGAAGAACGTAGAGCCAAAGAAGCAGCTAAGGTGAATGCCAGCCGAAGACAAGAATTGCTGCGCCGAAAGATCGAGTTAGACTTTCAGCGTCACAAGGACGATATCCAGAGGCTTGAGGAAGAATTTGCTCGTCTCAAAGCATATGCAGTTCCAAATACAATGACGTCTCCGTCAATTGATTCAGAAGCCAATCCTGTTAAAGAGGCCAATGCCAAGCCACTCACTTGCAACTCTCCTAAAACAATGCATCGCAACAGGGCGTGCGTCGTTTGTGCAAAAGAAGAGGTCTCTGTCGTCTTCTTGCCCTGTTCGCATCAGGTTCTTTGTGCGAGTTGCAATGAGAACCATGAGAAGGCAGCAAAAACTTGTTGCCCTTGTTGCCATATCAGAATCGAGGAGAGGATACGGGTGTTTGGCGCCAGCTCGTAG
- the LOC122043089 gene encoding vesicle transport protein GOT1-like: MVSFEMNDQKKIGLGLTGFGVFFSILGIIFFFDKGLLAMGNILFLSGLMLTIGLKSTMQFFAKPKNYKGTISFGVGFFMVLIGWPVFGMILELYGFFVLFSGFWPTLSIFLQRIPVLGWIFQQPFVRSFFDRYRGKRVPV; encoded by the exons ATGGTTTCTTTTGAGATGAATGATCAAAAAA AGATTGGGCTGGGGCTTACAGGGTTTGGTGTTTTCTTCTCGATCCTTGGAATAATATTTTTCTTCGACAAGGGCCTTTTGGCAATGGGTAAT ATTCTCTTCCTTTCCGGTCTGATGTTGACCATCGGACTAAAATCGACAATGCAATTCTTCGCCAAACCTAAGAACTACAAG GGAACAATCTCATTCGGAGTTGGCTTCTTTATGGTATTGATTGGATGGCCTGTTTTCGGCATGATTCTCGAGTTGTATGGATTCTTCGTTCTCTTCAG CGGCTTTTGGCCAACCCTCTCAATTTTCCTGCAACGGATTCCCGTTCTCGGATGGATATTCCAACAGCCCTTCGTCAGATCA TTCTTCGATCGCTATAGAGGCAAACGAGTTCCAGTTTAG